In the Leptotrichia sp. oral taxon 212 genome, one interval contains:
- the recO gene encoding DNA repair protein RecO yields MDILKSKCLILKKKDLNEADLLTVVFSKDFGKISGVAFGIRKSKKRNLITLNPLNIAEITFYKKNGYYTIVETELIKNFSNIMKNIEKLEISLYILDSVNKIYDINYENKDFLINWKKFLIL; encoded by the coding sequence ATGGATATTTTAAAATCAAAATGTCTAATATTAAAAAAGAAAGATTTGAATGAAGCAGATTTGTTGACAGTAGTTTTTAGTAAAGACTTTGGAAAAATTTCAGGAGTGGCATTTGGAATAAGAAAATCCAAAAAGAGAAATCTCATTACATTAAATCCTTTAAATATTGCTGAGATAACTTTTTATAAAAAAAATGGGTACTATACAATAGTAGAAACAGAGCTTATAAAGAATTTTAGCAATATTATGAAGAATATTGAAAAATTGGAAATTTCTTTATATATTTTAGATAGTGTAAATAAAATTTACGATATAAATTATGAAAATAAAGATTTTTTAATAAATTGGAAGAAATTTTTGATTTTATAA
- a CDS encoding PTS sugar transporter subunit IIA — protein MKGKKIADYINVDTINLDLKSKNKNAVIKELYEGIKNNNSVKNEELGLNDIYAREEMGSTGIGKGVALPHAKTKAVDGLIITFGISKNGIEYDSLDEENVKIFFMFLCPEGNTQEYLKVLARISRWIKEDKFRENLLKAKTGEEIVEIIKMEEN, from the coding sequence ATGAAGGGTAAAAAGATTGCAGATTACATTAATGTGGATACAATTAATTTGGATTTGAAGTCAAAAAATAAAAACGCTGTTATAAAAGAACTTTATGAAGGTATTAAAAATAATAATTCTGTGAAAAATGAGGAATTAGGACTTAATGATATTTATGCAAGAGAAGAAATGGGTTCAACAGGAATAGGAAAAGGTGTAGCTTTACCGCATGCCAAAACAAAGGCTGTAGATGGCCTTATAATAACTTTTGGTATTTCTAAAAATGGAATAGAATATGATTCTCTTGATGAAGAAAATGTAAAAATATTTTTTATGTTTCTATGTCCTGAAGGAAATACACAGGAATATTTAAAAGTTCTGGCAAGAATTTCCAGATGGATTAAAGAAGATAAATTCAGGGAAAATCTTTTAAAAGCGAAAACAGGAGAAGAAATAGTTGAAATAATTAAAATGGAAGAAAATTAA
- a CDS encoding serine protease, producing MKKLKKLFIIINLFVCLTIFAEDAAIKKALVKVYASHQLFDYTSPWQYGQSGNSTATGFIIDGNRIITNAHAVLSSKFLQIRKEGDSKKYKALVKFISEEYDLALVEIEDKSFFNGTVPLKMGTLPVIQERLTVYGYPLGGDKLSTTQGIVSRMEHNTYTLTNKKFLIGQTDAAINSGNSGGPVVSKGKVVGVAFAGLNSADNIGYFIPVNILNNFLDDIKDGKYDGPPALGLEWSELESPSHRKMLGLENKSGGILIKKVFKNSPFEGVLQKNDVLMKLDNYPIEYDGTVEFRKNEKTDYTYVNQQKRYGDSLNYEIIRDKKTKTGQVKLNKKDIEYTVVTNVTIETPPSYLIYGGLLFEPLTSNYMAGTITVLGSVYDKEELYKDYKQLVVLVRVLPFDVNLGYSDAVNEIIVKVNGEKYKDFKDFAQKVKNVKSEFIIFENDKGDEIVLDVKEVAAQRDQLMQNYNISSDMSDDIR from the coding sequence GTGAAAAAGTTGAAAAAACTTTTCATAATAATTAATCTATTTGTTTGTTTGACTATATTTGCAGAAGATGCAGCAATAAAAAAGGCTCTTGTAAAGGTTTATGCTTCGCATCAGCTTTTTGATTACACTTCACCATGGCAATATGGACAGAGTGGAAATTCTACGGCTACTGGATTTATAATTGATGGGAATAGAATTATAACTAATGCTCATGCAGTTTTAAGTTCCAAATTTTTACAGATAAGAAAAGAGGGGGATTCAAAAAAATATAAAGCACTTGTAAAATTTATTTCAGAGGAATATGATCTCGCTTTAGTTGAAATTGAGGATAAATCTTTTTTTAATGGAACTGTTCCATTAAAAATGGGGACGTTACCGGTAATTCAGGAAAGACTAACTGTATACGGGTATCCATTAGGAGGAGATAAGTTAAGTACAACACAGGGAATTGTTTCAAGAATGGAACATAACACATATACACTGACTAATAAGAAATTTCTTATAGGACAGACTGATGCGGCAATAAACAGCGGTAATAGTGGAGGCCCTGTTGTAAGTAAAGGAAAAGTGGTAGGAGTTGCCTTTGCAGGGCTAAATTCAGCAGATAATATAGGTTATTTTATACCTGTAAATATATTAAACAATTTCCTTGATGATATAAAGGATGGAAAATATGATGGTCCACCGGCTTTAGGACTGGAATGGTCAGAACTTGAAAGTCCTTCTCATAGAAAAATGCTTGGATTAGAAAATAAATCAGGTGGAATTCTTATAAAGAAAGTATTTAAAAATTCACCATTTGAAGGAGTTCTCCAAAAAAATGATGTACTTATGAAACTAGATAATTATCCTATTGAATATGATGGAACAGTGGAATTTAGAAAAAATGAAAAAACAGACTATACTTATGTGAATCAGCAAAAAAGATATGGAGATAGTTTGAATTATGAAATTATAAGAGATAAAAAGACTAAAACAGGTCAAGTAAAATTAAATAAAAAGGATATAGAATATACAGTTGTGACAAATGTTACAATTGAAACTCCGCCTTCTTACCTAATATATGGAGGATTACTGTTTGAACCACTTACATCAAATTATATGGCAGGAACTATTACTGTACTGGGGTCTGTGTATGACAAGGAAGAATTATATAAGGATTATAAACAGCTGGTTGTACTTGTCAGAGTACTACCTTTTGATGTTAATTTAGGATATTCAGATGCAGTAAATGAAATTATAGTAAAAGTGAATGGAGAAAAATATAAAGATTTTAAAGATTTTGCTCAAAAAGTAAAAAATGTAAAGTCAGAATTTATTATTTTTGAAAATGACAAAGGTGATGAAATAGTTCTAGATGTTAAAGAAGTGGCGGCACAGAGAGATCAGCTGATGCAAAACTACAATATATCCTCAGATATGTCAGATGATATAAGATAA
- the mreC gene encoding rod shape-determining protein MreC, giving the protein MKSIKFSREPEKKNNGRNIFIIIVILALLFAFKDRISDSFRFVDGVTQIINFKLVNVKSMIYTQTLKFKSKIKDISYTSNYIENNKKRDFELQKSKVENMELANLKRENEKLRAELGMRAKAPSEYIAADVALVENFNSSERIFIDKGKNQGIEVNLPVMYDGFLIGKVVKVGENYSEVTLLTSKSSRLSIILNGINTQILRGNGNGTFSIINFNEDINVKDTFDIETSGVSDIFPRGLKIGTFYIKELNAFKQIKEMRFKPSYNIYDIQSVLVYKWSKNNFVNQEIQKQIDIEIEEEYKKNKGTTQAN; this is encoded by the coding sequence ATGAAGTCAATTAAATTCAGTAGGGAGCCTGAAAAGAAAAATAATGGTAGGAACATTTTTATTATAATAGTAATTTTAGCTCTGCTATTTGCTTTTAAAGACAGAATATCTGATTCTTTCAGATTTGTGGATGGAGTAACGCAGATAATTAATTTCAAACTAGTTAATGTAAAAAGTATGATTTATACTCAGACACTTAAGTTTAAATCAAAGATAAAGGATATAAGTTATACGAGCAATTATATAGAAAATAATAAAAAAAGAGATTTTGAACTTCAGAAAAGTAAAGTGGAAAATATGGAACTTGCGAATTTAAAAAGGGAAAATGAAAAACTGAGGGCAGAATTAGGAATGAGAGCTAAAGCTCCATCTGAATACATAGCAGCAGATGTTGCATTAGTTGAAAATTTCAATTCTTCAGAAAGAATTTTTATTGATAAAGGTAAGAATCAGGGAATAGAAGTAAATCTTCCTGTCATGTATGATGGATTTTTAATAGGAAAAGTAGTTAAAGTTGGAGAAAATTATTCGGAAGTAACTTTGCTTACAAGTAAGAGTTCCAGACTAAGTATAATTCTTAACGGAATTAATACACAGATACTGAGAGGAAACGGAAATGGAACTTTTTCAATAATTAATTTTAATGAAGATATAAATGTAAAGGACACTTTTGATATAGAAACATCAGGAGTAAGTGATATATTTCCAAGAGGACTTAAAATTGGGACATTTTATATTAAGGAACTTAATGCATTTAAGCAGATTAAGGAAATGAGATTTAAACCATCTTATAATATTTATGACATTCAGAGTGTACTTGTATATAAGTGGAGCAAAAATAATTTTGTAAATCAAGAAATACAGAAACAGATTGATATTGAAATAGAAGAAGAGTACAAAAAAAATAAAGGAACGACACAGGCAAACTAA
- a CDS encoding ABC transporter permease yields MVEFFIAIRHVLERKFQSIFSILGVAIAVTVFVVSLTVSNGLEKNMITSLLTLSPHIQIKSTKENFFENYKDVIEKTKGIKDVKAVIPQINSQSIIKFDNFAKGVLAKGIDAENVKNDLNLRIVKGNSNISELNSILIGEGLSKEMKLKVGDELSLVSAENKELKLIVRGIFKTGFLDYDANLIIIPLKTMQILGEQGEVATEIGIKTGNPQKIEEVEAEVHGKLQNDNFSIVSWKTINQNLLSAVHFEKFVLIAILSLLLMVACFAVSVILNMIVREKIKDIGILKSIGYTNSHIRNIFTIEGLIIGVSGMILASIFSPVILLVLKQLFKMYLGNSYYYLEELPLYISVKELLIIYIVAFAVVFISTIYPAARAAKMKPVEALKYE; encoded by the coding sequence ATGGTAGAATTTTTTATAGCCATTAGGCATGTATTGGAGAGAAAATTTCAGAGTATATTTTCTATTTTGGGAGTAGCAATTGCAGTAACAGTTTTTGTTGTTTCATTAACAGTCTCAAATGGGCTTGAAAAAAATATGATAACTTCATTATTGACTCTGAGTCCTCATATACAGATAAAAAGTACTAAGGAAAACTTTTTTGAAAATTATAAGGATGTAATAGAAAAAACAAAAGGAATAAAAGATGTAAAAGCAGTTATTCCACAAATAAATAGCCAGTCTATTATAAAATTTGATAATTTTGCGAAGGGAGTTTTGGCAAAAGGTATAGATGCAGAAAATGTAAAAAATGACCTAAATCTGAGAATAGTTAAAGGAAATAGTAATATTTCAGAATTAAATTCAATACTTATTGGAGAAGGTCTTTCAAAAGAAATGAAGTTAAAAGTTGGAGATGAGTTAAGCCTGGTTTCAGCTGAAAATAAAGAATTAAAACTTATTGTAAGAGGAATATTTAAAACAGGATTTCTTGACTATGATGCCAATCTTATAATAATACCCCTAAAAACAATGCAGATATTGGGAGAACAGGGAGAAGTCGCTACAGAAATCGGAATTAAGACAGGAAACCCCCAAAAAATTGAGGAAGTGGAAGCTGAAGTTCATGGAAAACTTCAAAATGATAATTTCAGTATTGTAAGCTGGAAAACAATTAATCAGAATCTTCTAAGTGCGGTTCATTTTGAAAAATTTGTCCTGATTGCAATATTGAGCTTACTTTTAATGGTGGCATGTTTTGCAGTATCAGTTATTTTAAATATGATTGTAAGGGAAAAGATAAAGGATATAGGTATATTAAAATCAATAGGATATACAAACAGCCATATAAGAAATATATTTACAATAGAGGGTCTCATAATAGGTGTTTCAGGAATGATTCTGGCAAGTATATTTTCTCCTGTTATATTACTGGTATTGAAACAGCTGTTTAAGATGTACCTTGGAAACTCTTACTATTATCTGGAAGAATTACCTTTGTATATTTCTGTAAAGGAACTTTTAATAATATATATAGTGGCATTTGCAGTTGTATTTATTTCTACAATTTATCCTGCGGCAAGAGCGGCAAAGATGAAACCGGTGGAGGCATTAAAATATGAGTAA
- a CDS encoding translation factor GTPase family protein, with the protein MRIYESDSIRNVAILGHSGAGKSNMTEALEFTAGLTTRISNPNDTVKISSDTTLHAVEYQSLKFNFLDIPGYSDFFGELESGLAAADGAIIIVDGTTDLSVGTETSLELADSRSIPRFIFVNKIDSEKADYEKILSQLREKYGKRIAPFHVPWGKGEDFKGHINVVDMYAREYDGKECHNASIPENMHDAVTPVRDMLLEAVAETNEELMDKFFNGQEFTTAEIHKGLRDGVLNCDVIPVICGSTFKNIGLHTTFDMVRDYLPAPKDNKKVNPDKKEFVCQTFKTVIDSFLGKISYVKILSGELKADSDIYNINKRIKGRVGKISTMVVNKLDELPKAVYGDILIFTKLLQTQTSDTLANSEKEAAVPNITFPKAQMLVAIEPLNKNDDEKISSGLQKLTEEDPSLAWHRNMETGQTVLEVQGELHTTTLIDKLKNKFGVEVKIEELKVPYRETIKGTSDVQGKYKKQSGGHGQYGDVKIKFSPSEEHFTFEETVVGGSVPKSYIPAVEKGLRESLSQGVLAGFPVTNIKAELYDGSYHDVDSSEMSFKVAANLAFKKGMLEAKPVLLEPIMELTIIIPEEYVGDIMGDINKKRGRVIGMEAHKGTKQKIMAEAPMAETFKYANDLKAMTQGRGYFIMSLARYEEVPYELANKIISEHKKD; encoded by the coding sequence ATGAGAATTTACGAGAGTGACAGTATTAGGAATGTAGCAATCTTAGGACATAGCGGTGCAGGAAAAAGTAACATGACAGAAGCTTTGGAATTTACTGCCGGACTTACGACAAGAATTTCCAATCCTAATGATACAGTTAAGATAAGTAGTGATACTACTTTACATGCTGTGGAGTATCAGTCTTTAAAATTTAATTTTCTTGACATTCCAGGATATTCTGACTTTTTTGGAGAACTTGAGTCAGGTCTTGCCGCTGCAGACGGTGCAATTATTATAGTTGACGGGACAACTGATCTTTCTGTAGGAACTGAAACTTCACTTGAATTGGCAGACAGCAGAAGCATTCCAAGATTTATATTTGTAAATAAGATAGACAGTGAAAAGGCAGATTATGAAAAAATACTTTCACAGTTGAGAGAAAAATATGGAAAAAGAATAGCTCCATTCCATGTCCCATGGGGAAAAGGCGAGGATTTCAAGGGTCATATAAATGTAGTTGACATGTATGCAAGAGAATACGATGGAAAGGAATGCCACAATGCTTCCATACCTGAAAATATGCACGATGCTGTAACTCCTGTAAGAGATATGCTTCTTGAAGCTGTTGCAGAAACAAATGAAGAATTAATGGATAAATTTTTTAACGGTCAAGAATTTACTACTGCAGAAATACATAAAGGGCTTAGAGATGGAGTGCTTAACTGTGATGTAATTCCTGTTATCTGCGGTTCCACATTTAAAAATATAGGTTTACATACTACATTTGATATGGTGAGAGACTATCTGCCTGCACCAAAAGATAACAAAAAAGTAAATCCTGATAAGAAGGAATTTGTATGTCAGACATTTAAAACAGTTATAGACTCATTCCTTGGAAAAATTTCCTATGTAAAAATCCTTTCGGGCGAACTGAAAGCTGACAGCGATATATATAATATAAATAAAAGAATAAAAGGAAGAGTTGGGAAAATATCTACTATGGTTGTAAATAAACTGGATGAACTTCCTAAAGCTGTATACGGAGATATCCTAATATTCACTAAACTTCTTCAGACTCAGACTTCTGATACGCTTGCTAACAGCGAGAAAGAAGCTGCTGTACCAAATATAACTTTCCCTAAGGCACAGATGCTTGTAGCAATTGAGCCGTTAAATAAAAATGATGATGAAAAAATATCTTCAGGACTTCAGAAACTTACAGAAGAAGATCCTTCACTCGCATGGCACAGAAATATGGAAACTGGACAGACTGTACTGGAAGTACAGGGAGAGCTTCATACGACTACCCTGATTGATAAACTTAAAAATAAATTTGGAGTGGAAGTTAAAATCGAAGAACTTAAAGTTCCTTACAGGGAAACAATTAAAGGTACTTCTGATGTGCAGGGAAAATATAAGAAACAGTCCGGTGGACATGGACAATATGGAGATGTTAAAATCAAATTTTCTCCTTCGGAAGAACATTTTACGTTTGAAGAAACTGTAGTAGGAGGAAGTGTTCCAAAATCTTATATTCCAGCTGTAGAAAAAGGTCTTCGTGAATCTCTGTCACAAGGTGTCCTTGCAGGATTTCCGGTAACAAATATAAAAGCTGAACTTTATGACGGATCCTATCATGATGTCGATTCTTCTGAAATGTCATTTAAAGTGGCCGCAAACCTTGCTTTCAAAAAAGGAATGCTGGAAGCAAAACCTGTCCTTCTTGAACCAATTATGGAACTTACAATTATAATCCCCGAAGAATATGTAGGAGACATTATGGGAGACATAAACAAGAAACGTGGTAGAGTAATCGGAATGGAAGCCCATAAAGGTACAAAACAGAAAATAATGGCTGAAGCTCCTATGGCTGAAACATTTAAATATGCCAACGACCTGAAGGCAATGACTCAAGGAAGAGGATACTTTATCATGTCTCTGGCAAGATACGAAGAAGTTCCTTATGAACTGGCAAATAAAATAATCAGTGAACATAAAAAAGATTAA
- a CDS encoding glycoside hydrolase family 2 TIM barrel-domain containing protein: protein MTIKKLIKNLEDLSILGINRLEPRSTFFSYNSMEKAETYDRNFSNGFKLLNGNWKCLYSEYPLNFPENFFLPEFDDSNWDTIYVPSSWQMEGYDRPWYTNVQYPFPVNPPHIPNLNPSMMYRRKFYMSDRDLNNVQYLRFEGVDSAFHVWINGNYAGYSQGSRIPSEFKINEFITQGENTLCVLVHKWNVYSYLEDQDMWWLNGIFRDVCITSQPEYHIYDIFAKTSLDEKYENGILDLEVDIASKNKKNRNENSFSLEIILKNINSNDFLVKEEYSLDSLHSTAENNIEKYNFHYELENILKWSAETPNLYELYIVLKENGVMTQIIPLKTGFKKIEIKDGVMLFNGKYIMLKGVNRHESHPVYGRSVRIEDMIKDLKLMKEHNINAIRTSHYPDDPRFYDLCDEYGFYVIDEADLETHGFEIINKRNHLNNLDEWKPAFLDRAKRMVERDKNHPSIIMWSLGNESGYGKNHAAMADYMKKRDDSRLVHYEGETREIFEANGGLPQTDPESSDVHSTMYTSIEMMEKVAKLDFLKKPHIMCENLHAMGNGPGGIKELWELFYREKRLQGGFVWEWCDHGILQTTENGEKYFAYGGDFGDTPNDGNFVIDGLVNPDRVPSPALLEYKKAIEPIKMQALNNDKTEYEVENRYDFINLDNFICSYEIKKAGKTVLSGCIENIKINPSEKGIVKIDMKRNDIFLTASEKCHDDFYITFSWKLKKKIGLLEAGTELAFHQEKLPSPSYNYKEYENLQKTDNTFFEGTSEKFDVIETETEVKIDFFNKQIIFDRNTGKIKAYYYDGINVFQDGPVLNLWRAPIDNDILGLEEFGAKSVLKHWKEKKIDLTQHSIRSFEIIEKNHDYAAINVSSEVAPPVLDWGYKTDYMYTIHRNGMISVKISGKLYGNAPETLPRIGVVMNIDNCFKNVKWLGLGPHESYIDSCSSVKFDLWERKIEDMHTPYIFPQENGNRHNVKSFSLEDERNIRMYFETLDEKFDFSISEYTIENIENAGHTYDLKKADFLQLKIDMEQYGLGSASCGEEVLEKYRLHCKDFEFSFKFSVFSK from the coding sequence ATGACTATAAAAAAACTGATAAAAAATTTAGAAGATTTAAGTATTTTGGGAATTAACAGATTAGAACCCCGTTCAACTTTTTTTAGCTATAATTCAATGGAAAAAGCTGAAACTTACGATAGAAATTTTTCTAACGGATTTAAACTTCTTAACGGAAACTGGAAATGTCTGTACAGTGAATATCCTCTAAATTTTCCTGAGAATTTCTTCTTACCTGAATTTGATGACAGCAACTGGGATACAATATATGTCCCTTCAAGCTGGCAGATGGAAGGTTACGACAGACCATGGTATACAAATGTCCAGTATCCCTTTCCTGTAAATCCTCCTCACATACCAAATTTAAATCCAAGTATGATGTATAGAAGAAAATTTTATATGTCAGACAGAGATTTGAACAATGTTCAGTATTTAAGATTTGAAGGTGTTGACAGTGCCTTTCATGTATGGATAAATGGAAATTATGCAGGTTACAGTCAAGGAAGCCGTATCCCGTCTGAATTTAAAATTAATGAGTTTATAACACAGGGAGAAAATACACTTTGTGTGCTAGTTCATAAGTGGAATGTCTATTCATATCTTGAGGATCAGGATATGTGGTGGTTAAACGGTATTTTCAGGGATGTCTGTATAACTTCTCAACCTGAATACCATATATATGATATTTTTGCAAAAACTTCCCTTGACGAAAAATACGAAAATGGAATTCTGGATTTGGAAGTAGATATTGCCAGTAAAAATAAGAAAAATCGCAATGAAAATTCTTTCTCTCTGGAAATTATTTTAAAAAATATAAACTCCAATGATTTTCTTGTTAAAGAAGAATATTCCTTAGATAGTCTTCATAGCACTGCTGAAAATAATATTGAAAAATATAATTTTCATTATGAACTGGAAAATATATTAAAATGGTCTGCAGAAACTCCAAATTTATATGAATTGTATATTGTTTTAAAGGAAAATGGAGTAATGACTCAGATTATCCCATTAAAAACAGGATTTAAGAAAATTGAAATAAAAGACGGTGTAATGCTATTCAATGGAAAATATATCATGCTGAAGGGAGTGAATCGCCACGAATCTCATCCTGTTTACGGAAGAAGTGTAAGAATTGAGGATATGATAAAAGATTTGAAACTGATGAAGGAACATAACATTAACGCTATCCGTACTTCTCATTATCCTGATGATCCCAGATTTTACGACTTATGTGATGAATACGGATTTTACGTAATCGATGAAGCTGACCTTGAAACTCATGGATTTGAAATTATTAATAAAAGAAATCACCTGAATAACCTTGATGAATGGAAACCTGCATTTTTAGACCGGGCTAAAAGAATGGTGGAAAGGGATAAAAATCATCCTTCAATTATTATGTGGTCTCTAGGAAATGAATCAGGTTACGGAAAAAATCATGCCGCTATGGCTGACTATATGAAAAAGCGTGATGACAGCAGACTTGTCCACTATGAAGGGGAAACAAGGGAAATTTTCGAAGCAAATGGAGGACTTCCTCAGACTGATCCTGAAAGTTCTGATGTTCATTCTACAATGTACACTTCCATTGAAATGATGGAAAAAGTTGCCAAACTTGATTTTCTTAAGAAACCTCATATAATGTGTGAAAATCTTCATGCCATGGGAAATGGACCTGGAGGAATAAAGGAATTATGGGAACTGTTTTATCGTGAAAAAAGGCTACAGGGAGGCTTTGTATGGGAATGGTGTGACCATGGAATTCTTCAGACAACTGAAAACGGAGAAAAATACTTTGCTTATGGAGGGGATTTCGGAGATACCCCAAATGACGGAAATTTTGTTATAGATGGGCTTGTAAATCCTGATAGAGTTCCTTCACCTGCACTTTTAGAATATAAGAAAGCTATTGAACCTATAAAGATGCAGGCTCTGAATAATGATAAAACTGAATATGAAGTTGAAAACAGATACGATTTTATCAATCTCGATAATTTTATATGCAGTTATGAAATTAAAAAAGCAGGAAAAACTGTTTTGAGTGGCTGTATTGAAAATATAAAAATAAATCCTTCAGAAAAAGGGATAGTTAAAATAGACATGAAAAGAAATGACATTTTCCTAACTGCAAGCGAAAAATGTCATGATGATTTTTATATTACTTTCTCATGGAAACTGAAGAAAAAAATAGGACTTTTAGAAGCAGGTACTGAGCTTGCTTTTCATCAGGAAAAACTTCCGTCACCTTCTTATAATTATAAGGAATATGAAAATCTTCAGAAAACAGATAATACCTTCTTTGAAGGTACTTCTGAAAAATTTGATGTAATCGAAACTGAAACAGAAGTAAAAATAGATTTTTTCAATAAACAGATAATATTTGACAGAAATACAGGAAAAATAAAAGCTTATTATTATGATGGAATAAATGTATTTCAGGATGGCCCTGTATTAAATTTATGGCGTGCCCCTATTGATAATGATATACTTGGACTTGAAGAATTTGGTGCTAAAAGTGTACTGAAACACTGGAAGGAAAAAAAGATTGATTTAACTCAGCACAGTATCAGAAGTTTTGAAATTATAGAAAAAAATCATGACTATGCTGCAATTAATGTTTCATCTGAAGTTGCCCCTCCTGTGCTTGACTGGGGCTATAAAACTGATTATATGTATACAATACACAGAAATGGTATGATTTCAGTAAAAATTTCAGGAAAACTTTATGGAAATGCTCCTGAAACATTGCCTAGAATCGGGGTTGTAATGAACATTGACAACTGTTTTAAAAATGTTAAATGGCTCGGTTTAGGCCCTCACGAATCTTACATTGATTCATGCAGCAGTGTGAAATTTGATTTATGGGAAAGAAAGATTGAGGATATGCATACTCCTTATATTTTCCCTCAGGAAAATGGAAACAGACATAATGTAAAAAGTTTTTCTCTTGAAGATGAAAGAAATATCAGAATGTATTTTGAAACACTTGATGAAAAATTTGACTTCAGCATCAGTGAATATACTATTGAAAATATTGAAAATGCAGGACATACTTATGATTTAAAAAAGGCCGATTTCCTTCAGTTAAAAATTGATATGGAACAGTATGGACTGGGTAGTGCCAGCTGTGGTGAAGAAGTGCTTGAAAAATATAGACTTCATTGTAAGGATTTTGAATTTTCATTTAAATTTTCAGTTTTTTCTAAATAG
- a CDS encoding septum formation initiator family protein, with the protein MGRKLFIVVNIVFFMLVGMILYQAFKIYLMKESINTEIMMLEEKVNEYTEKKKNLQSKIDNFSEEEKIERLARDRLNMKKEGEIVYKVVD; encoded by the coding sequence ATGGGAAGAAAATTATTTATCGTCGTGAATATTGTATTTTTCATGTTAGTTGGAATGATTTTATATCAGGCATTTAAGATATATCTGATGAAAGAGAGTATAAATACTGAAATAATGATGTTAGAAGAAAAAGTAAATGAATATACTGAAAAAAAGAAAAATTTACAAAGTAAAATTGATAATTTCAGTGAGGAAGAAAAAATTGAAAGATTAGCAAGAGATAGGCTGAATATGAAAAAAGAAGGAGAGATTGTTTATAAAGTCGTTGATTAG
- the nrdR gene encoding transcriptional regulator NrdR has translation MKCPFCGSENTKVIDSRAYSDGNSIKRRRECEDCKKRFTTHEKVVELTLYVIKKDGTKQSYSREKVRKGISRSLVKRKVDSERIEEAIDKIEREILTKYSGEIKSSDLGNIIMSYLLELDEIAYVRFASVYKKFDSLESFIKEIEKIRKEK, from the coding sequence ATGAAATGTCCATTTTGCGGAAGTGAGAATACCAAAGTAATAGATAGTAGGGCATATTCTGATGGAAACTCTATAAAAAGACGTCGGGAATGTGAAGATTGTAAAAAAAGATTTACTACACATGAAAAAGTTGTGGAGCTGACTTTATATGTAATAAAAAAAGACGGAACAAAACAGTCTTATTCCAGAGAAAAGGTTCGTAAAGGAATTTCACGTTCTCTAGTAAAAAGAAAAGTTGATTCTGAAAGAATTGAAGAGGCAATAGATAAAATTGAGAGGGAAATCCTTACGAAATATTCAGGTGAAATAAAATCGAGTGATTTAGGAAATATAATAATGTCATATCTTCTTGAACTTGATGAAATAGCCTATGTCAGATTTGCGTCTGTTTATAAAAAATTTGACAGTTTAGAAAGCTTTATAAAAGAAATTGAAAAAATAAGAAAAGAAAAGTAG
- a CDS encoding DUF4304 domain-containing protein yields the protein MTVNFYISPIYCGVLKNSIRLGGRLGKLKYQSDYWWELKDEEEIKNNMENILEVIRNDLYKWFEKYENKDEYVEFYRNYGNWTKINEYIIKATTFARFKEYDNILPYTAKVKEEYEKFS from the coding sequence ATGACAGTAAATTTTTATATTTCTCCGATATATTGCGGGGTATTAAAAAATTCAATAAGATTAGGAGGAAGATTAGGAAAATTAAAGTATCAAAGTGATTACTGGTGGGAACTTAAAGATGAGGAAGAGATAAAAAATAATATGGAAAATATATTGGAAGTGATAAGAAATGATTTATATAAATGGTTTGAAAAATATGAAAATAAAGATGAGTATGTGGAGTTTTATCGTAATTATGGAAACTGGACTAAAATAAATGAATACATAATAAAAGCAACAACATTTGCAAGATTTAAGGAATATGACAATATATTGCCGTATACTGCTAAAGTGAAAGAAGAATATGAAAAGTTTTCATAG